The DNA window CGACCCTCGGAACTGAGATGGGCGAGCTTCAGGAGCGCATCGTGTCCACGAAGAAAGGATCCATCACGTCCGTCCAGGCGATCTATGTCCCGGCAGATGACCTTACGGATCCGGCTCCTGCGACGACGTTCAGTCACCTGGACGCGACGACGGTTCTGAGCAGGCAGATTGTGGACAAAGGTATTTATCCCGCTGTCGATCCTCTTGACTCCACGTCGCGTATTCTCGATCCGCTCATTGTGGGTGAAGAACACTACTCCGTGGCAAAGCGTGTGAAGGAAATTCTCCAGACCTACAAAGACCTGCAGGATATTATCAGTATCCTGGGTATGGACGAACTTTCCGATGCAGACAAGATTACAGTGTCCCGTGCGCGAAAGATCGAGAAGTTCCTCTCCCAGCCGTTCTTCACGGCAGAAGCGTTTACCGGTACGCCGGGACGCTATGTGAAGCTTGAGGACACCATTCGGGGATTCAAGGGAATCGTTGAAGGCGAATACGATGACCTGCCGGAAGGTGCCTTCCTGATGGTTGGTACGATCGAAGAAGCGGTCGAGCAGGCCAAGAAAATGATGGCGGCATAGCGTTCCCATGGCAGAAAAGGTCTTCAAACTCGAAATTGTAACACCGAAGAAGATTGCCTTCAGCGGCGACGTGGTCAGCTTCAGTGCGCCGGGAGTTGTTGGCGGATTCCAGGTTTTGAAAAGCCACGCCCCGTTCCTTTCGAATATCTCTGTCGGCGAAGTGAAGCTCGTTGACGTTTCCGGCAACGAGATTCGATTTGCTGCCAGCGGCGGCTTTGTTGAAGTCCACGACAACAAAGTGATCATGCTCGCGGAGACTGCGGAACGCTCGGACGAGATCGATGTCGCACGTGCGGAGGCAGCCAGGGATAGAGCCCGAAAGCGGCTCGCAGAGAAGACCTCGGGGCTCGATCCGGATCGCGCCAGGCTCGCGCTATTCCGGGCGATGAACCGGCTCAAAGTCGCAGACCAGCTCTGAGCGGAGTGGACGTACTTGGAGAGATATGGGTAACCCATCAGATGCTGTGATGGGTTTTTTGTTGGCCCGTGCAGCCGGGTCGGCCGCGTTGACAATCAATACACGAACCGTTATATTCTTCCGGCTTTTAGACGGCCGATCGCACTCACGAAACTACCTATGTCGATGGCAAGCGCCGCACCGATGCCGACCCGACCCACCGTTGCAGAAATCGATCTCCACGCTCTGGCTCAAAACCTGAAGGGAATTCGCGCTAAAGTCGGCCGGCGGGTACAGGTGATGGCTGTGGTGAAAGCCAATGCCTACGGTCACGGTATGACCGACGTCGCCCGATTCCTCCAGCAAAGGGCGGTCGACTATTTCGGTGTCGCCAATGCGGAAGAAGGCTCGGCGTTGCGCGAAGCTGGCATCACGGCGCCGATTCATGTCTTCACAATCCCTGCTCCGACTCAGATCCCCGTGTTCACGACGTTTGGACTCGATGCTACCGTGGGCAGCGAGACGGAAGCTCGTTTGCTCAATGAGCAGGCCCAGCGGGCCAGGAAGCGATTGAATGTCCATATCAAGATCGATACGGGCATGAACCGGATCGGCGTCAGACCCCGGGATGTGGGCGCGCTGGTTCGAGTCGTCGGCGGCTTAAAACGTCTTGAGATCAAGGGGGCCTACACGCACTTCGCAACCGCGGACCGGCGTGACAAGACTTTTTCGATGCAGCAACTGGGGCTGTTCAATCAGGCGCTCGAGTCTTTACGCGCTGCGGGAGTTGAGCCGGAGACCGTGCATTGCGCAGGGAGCGCTGGAATCCTCGATATTCCCGAATCGTATTTTTCGATGGTTCGACCTGGAATCATGATGTATGGCTACTACCCCTCGGACGAAACGACAGAAAGCGTCCGGCTGAAGCCCGTTCTCTCGCTGAAGTCGCGGGTCTCGATGGTCAAATGGATTGAGCCGGGCGAAAGCGTGAGCTACGGCAGGAGGTTCGTCGCAAGCCGCCGAACGAAAATTGCGACGCTGCCTCTCGGGTACGCTGACGGCTATATGCGATTGCTCACCGGTCAGTCGAATGTTCTCATAGGGGGACGATTGTTTCCGATTGTCGGCACCATCTGCATGGATCAGTTGATGGTAGATGTTGGCAGGACGGACGTGTGCGTTGGGGACGAAGCAGTGCTGATAGGACGCCAGGGGCGGAAGGCCATTACTGCCTGGGATCTCGCCGCCAGGGCCGGCACAATCCCATACGAGATCTGTACGAATATATCGTCGCGTGTTCCACGAATCGTTGGGTGAACCATGACACAGACTAATGACATCCTGCGCGCGCTGCTCTCCAATTTCCCGATGGCCGAACTGCCGTCGGGCGCGCAGCGGACATTGTTCGAAACCCTCAGGACGCGGCTCGGCGACGCCCCGGACGCCGCCGAAGAACTGAAGAATCTCTATAAGGTGAAGGGATTCTCGGAATTTGCGCTGGGGTTGATGTGGATGGTTGAACGTGCGTCGAAGAATCCGGGTCAGATCTCCATCGGCCCCGAAGATGAAACGCTCCTCTTGTCTTCCTTCCGAAGGGCCGCGGCGGATGGAGCCGTGCAGGATTCAGAGGAACCGGCCGCCCGGCAGCAGGCGGCTGCAGGTGGCCAGGGGGGAGGGGAGATCGACGTGCAGGTGTTCGCCGGTCAGTTGGAGCAGCTCTCCGATGCCGTGCAAGGCGGATCCGGGGGAGCTCGCATGCTGCTGGAGGATCTCGTCGGAGAATGCGATGACCTGAGCGGCCAGGGAGGCGATCCGGAGCTGATGGAGTTTGCCACACTCTTGAGGGATTTTCTGAAATTCCTGTCCGAGAGTGATCTCTTTGACGACATGCGGGTCATCAACATCTTATCAAATGTTTCATCAACCGTCTCGCAGTGGGCGAACGCTCCTTTGGATGCGCGGCCAGGGATGCTTGAGGAGGCTCTCAGCATGCTTCGAGACTTCAAGACCCATTTTGAATAACTGAAACGGCGACATATGCCCAAGACTTTTGCTGTAATCATGGCGGGAGGGGTTGGCTCGAGGTTCTGGCCGCGAAGCCGTGAACGTTCTCCAAAGCAGTTTCTCGAAATCCTCGGCGGCGGGACGATGATTGAGAACACGCTCACGCGTCTCACTCCGCTCGTTGATCCTAACGACATGTACGTGGTGACAAATCAGGTCCAGGCGGACATGGTGCGGCGCCTGGTGCCGGGAATGCCCTCAACAAACGTAATCGCAGAGCCGATTGGCCGAAACACAGCGGCTTGTATCGGCCTTGCCGCGCTCTGGATCAATCGCATTGACCCGAACGGTGTCATGGTGGTATCGCCGGCAGACCATATCGTCCAGGACACGGATGAGTTTCTTCGTATCCTGCGTCTCGCAGTCCGAGTTGCGGAAGAGAAAGACGCCCTCGTGACCATCGGTATCAAGCCTACCCATCCGGAGACCGGCTACGGCTATATCCAGTCCGCAGAAGAAGAGCTCGACCGTAACGAGTTTCGATCGGAGGGGGTTTATCGCGTCAAGACCTTCGCTGAGAAACCGAACCTGGAAACGGCGGAGAAGTTTCTGCAGAGCGGCGACTTCCTCTGGAACAGCGGCATCTTCGTCTGGAAGGCGAGCGTCATTCTGCGCGAGATTGAACTCCACCTCCCTGATCTGCACGAGCAGCTGCACGATATCCAGAAAGCTATCGGCACGTCGGTCTACGATCAGACCCTCGAGCATGCCTACCGGATTATCCGGAGCATCTCCGTTGATTACGGTGTGATGGAAAAGGCGGGAAATGTCTTCGTCGTCAAGGGCGATTTCGGCTGGAGCGACGTGGGTTCATGGGATGAAGTCGTGCGATTGACTCCGAAGGACGAGGGGGGGAATTCCATCCGGGGGCGCACGGTGCTCTTCGATTCGAAGAACAATTACGTGGATGCCGGAACCAAGATCGTCGCTGCGATCGGTGTCGAAGATCTGATTATCATCAGCACGGACGACGGAATTCTCATCTGCAAGAAAGGGCGTTCGCAGGAGGTCAAAGAGATCGTCGATTTCATCCGGCGAAAGCAAATGAA is part of the Ignavibacteriales bacterium genome and encodes:
- the alr gene encoding alanine racemase, with the translated sequence MPTRPTVAEIDLHALAQNLKGIRAKVGRRVQVMAVVKANAYGHGMTDVARFLQQRAVDYFGVANAEEGSALREAGITAPIHVFTIPAPTQIPVFTTFGLDATVGSETEARLLNEQAQRARKRLNVHIKIDTGMNRIGVRPRDVGALVRVVGGLKRLEIKGAYTHFATADRRDKTFSMQQLGLFNQALESLRAAGVEPETVHCAGSAGILDIPESYFSMVRPGIMMYGYYPSDETTESVRLKPVLSLKSRVSMVKWIEPGESVSYGRRFVASRRTKIATLPLGYADGYMRLLTGQSNVLIGGRLFPIVGTICMDQLMVDVGRTDVCVGDEAVLIGRQGRKAITAWDLAARAGTIPYEICTNISSRVPRIVG
- a CDS encoding F0F1 ATP synthase subunit epsilon is translated as MAEKVFKLEIVTPKKIAFSGDVVSFSAPGVVGGFQVLKSHAPFLSNISVGEVKLVDVSGNEIRFAASGGFVEVHDNKVIMLAETAERSDEIDVARAEAARDRARKRLAEKTSGLDPDRARLALFRAMNRLKVADQL
- a CDS encoding mannose-1-phosphate guanylyltransferase; protein product: MPKTFAVIMAGGVGSRFWPRSRERSPKQFLEILGGGTMIENTLTRLTPLVDPNDMYVVTNQVQADMVRRLVPGMPSTNVIAEPIGRNTAACIGLAALWINRIDPNGVMVVSPADHIVQDTDEFLRILRLAVRVAEEKDALVTIGIKPTHPETGYGYIQSAEEELDRNEFRSEGVYRVKTFAEKPNLETAEKFLQSGDFLWNSGIFVWKASVILREIELHLPDLHEQLHDIQKAIGTSVYDQTLEHAYRIIRSISVDYGVMEKAGNVFVVKGDFGWSDVGSWDEVVRLTPKDEGGNSIRGRTVLFDSKNNYVDAGTKIVAAIGVEDLIIISTDDGILICKKGRSQEVKEIVDFIRRKQMNEYL